In the genome of Terriglobia bacterium, the window CAACCTTTATGGTTCCATCGCTCTGATAGGTGATTTGGCCCGTGATTATCGCATTTGGGAGAATAACGCTTGGGTTCAAGATGACGTGAGGATCACCAAACGGCTGACTCTGAATCTGGGCTTTCGCTACGAACGGCTCGGTGGAATGAGCGAGAAATGGGGCAGGAATACGTCTTTCGATTTCGCTCTGGCGGATCCGACTCCTCCCGCAACGGGGACGCTCGCAGGGTATTTGGTTCCCTCGAACTTCCGCAGCACGATACCCGACGGAGTTACAAAATCCGGCAATAACATGGGTATCGCCGGCGACGGCCAGAACACCTGGAATCCTCGCTTCGGCTTCGCTTGGCAGTTGCCCGGAACCGATCGACTGGTACTACGCGGCGGTTATGGAATGTTCCACAGCCGTACTACCGGCGTGGGGCTAATTCAATCCCTGAGCGCGCCGCCGCTTTCGTACATCGTGAATGACGTAGGGGCGGCCAATGCCGCAGCGACGGCTGCCAACCCATACGTCAGCCCGCTGCCCACATTGCCGTACTTCCCGCTGATTACCCCGACCTCAGCCCAAACTCCGCAGGTTCTGTCGCAAAGTTATCGCCCCCCCACCTACCAGCGCTACAGCCTCGGGTTACAGGCGGCGCTTGCAAAAGATACCGTCCTCGAGGTCGACTATGTTGGAGCGCGCGACACGCAACTAATACGGCAGCGAAATATCGATCAGGCACAACTAGCCAGTCCGGACAATCCAATTCGTGGCGTGACCACCAATACCTCGGCCACCTCTAACATTCGTGCGCGCCTGCCTTACCAGGGATTATCCCCGACGGGAGCGCGCATTTATGAGAATGGGGCTGCCGGCTGGTACAACTCGCTACAGGTCAGCGCCAACAAGCGCATGAGCCACGGGCTGACGCTCCAAGGGTCCTATACGTTTGCCCGCGCGCTCAGCGACTCACCGGGGAGCATTTCGGCCACAATCGGCGGGCGTCCGAACGGTAACACCAACGATCCCAGGTCCACCTACGGCCCAGATCCGTTCGTGCGTGAGCATCGTTTCGTTCTCAGCTACCTGTACAATCTGCCCGGTCCGAAAGACGTGAATTCCTTCGCTGGACGGATTTTAGGTAACTGGTCACTTTCTGGAGTTACCGTGGCGCAGTCTGGGCACCGCCTTACTTTCGGCTATACCAACGCTGCGAACGTATTCGGCATCAACAGCGACCGTCCAGATTACGTTCCCGGCTGCAACATCAATACCTCCGGAGGGGTCGAAAGCCGGCTGAACGCGTACTGGAACCCGGCATGTTTCACCAAACCTGCAGCGCTTGCGGCTCCCAACTCGGGAACGCTTTTCGGAACCAGTCCTATTGGCCTTGGACACGGACCTGACCAGGTCAACTTCGACATCTCAATCGCCAAGCAGATCCCAATCAAATGGCCGAACGAGGTTTCCCGTCTGGAGTTCTACACACAGTTCTTTAACGCGCTCAACCACCCCCAGTTTGCCGATCCAAGTACCCAGTTCACGGGGACTGGTTTTGGAGCAAACGCGATCACATCGACAGTTACGAACCCCAGGATTATTCAATTCGCACTGAAGTACAGTTTCTAACTCATTGCCACTCATCCCCTCAAGCAGAGTATTCGCCTGGCAACCGCATCTGGCGCCAGGCGAATACTCAACGGAGAAATCGTGATCCCGAGTTCTCGTGCTTTGCTTCTGCAGGTAGTCATCGCTCTTTTTGTATGTCCTTTGTTTGCCCAAGCTCCTGAACATCTCACCCATGATCAAGCCTTTCAGGATGCTCGCGAATTCGTTCATCTGCTTGAGACGGCGCATCCGGATCCGTATTCAAACCTCGGCGGCAAGGTTGCGTTCGAACGCAAGGCCGAAGACCTTTACAAGGCAATTCCCGCGGAGGGGCTGGATGTTCCCGGTCTCCGCGATCGACTGGCGGCTTTCATCGCGCCCCTGCATGATGGGCATACGCGAGTCGGCGGGCGAAGCGACAAGTGGAGCGATGATTCTCCCAAACTCACAGTTGAGTTTCAGATCGCGTCCGATGGGCTACTGATTTCGGCATCCGATCTGCCGGAGTTGAAAGGTCTGCGCGGTTCCCGGTTACTTGCCGTGAATGGCATCACCGTTGACCAATTGCTCGAGCGGATGTCGCAGCAGGTGGCGACGGAAAACCAGTATGGGACGTACGTCGGACTCACGATCGTTTTGCGAAGTTCCAAGCTGCTGAGCAATCTGATTCCCGGCCTCGACCGTGCGTCGGGTGTCACCTATACCCTGCAAACGCCGGCTGGGCAGCGGATCGAGCGCAAGATCAGTTGGGGTGGAACGCATCCAGAGGACTCTCAGAAGTGGGTCGACCAGTCCTTGTACTGGCCGGGTCTAAAGCGATCCGAAGATCCTTTTTATTACCGCTTCCTTCCAGATGGCAAAACGGCTTATTTCCGCGTCGCCAACATGATGCCGCGCGAGGGTTATGAGATTGTCGAGAAATACCATGTCGGCAATCTCAAGGAGTTTCTCGCGGAGTACTACAAGCGACATAACCGGCCGATGCCCGCGGACACGGCCGCGGCACTGGCCGGGATTCCTTCACTTTTTGAGCAGGGAACGAACCTGCTGAACGAAATGAAGCGCAGGAACACGCCTAACCTGATCGTGGATTTGCGAGGAAATGGCGGCGGTTCGACGCCAACGTTTATTCCATTTATCTACCAGCTGTTCGGTGATACCTACTTCGCTCGCGCTACCGGTGCGCAGTTCGTGCAGGTCAAGTCTGAACTCTATCTCCAGAAGTACAACTCCACCGTGGCCGAAGAACGTAAGAAGGATCCAAATTTTGAAGTGGGCGAGTACGAGTTCACCTCGAGCTACGAGGGCAAGACAACCGAGGAGAAGAGGATCAAGCGGATCTCAGATTTCAGCGAACATCACATGTCGTTTGCCCCGGCGCTGGAAGCGATGAACGGCAAGCCGCTCTATACGCCGAAAAGACTGGTGGTTCTCTGCGATCCGGGCGTGTTCAGCGCGGCGTTCCAGGCGATGTTCTATCTGCACGATGTCGGGGCGGTGGTTGTAGGGGTGCCGTCAGCGCAATCGCCCAACGCGTTTATGGAAGCGACACCCTTCACGCTCACGATTTCGAAGATACCCGGTTCAATTTCGAATGGCATGCAGATGTTCATGCCTGACAATCCGAGGGCGAACATCTTTCACCCGGACTTTGAAGTCACGTATTCCACTTATAAAAAGTATGGTTTCGACGATGAGACTGCGTTGCGTTATGCGGTGGATTTGCTAGCGGCGGGAAAGATCGCGACGCCGGCAAAGACTGAATGATCGAAGAGATCTATTGGGAGGAAATTGTGGAAGAGAAATTACGCAGAGAATTACGTTGGTTGAAGGCCTATGCATTCCTTTCGATGTTGTTGTTCGCGGTGTTGATTTTTGTAGCCGCAGCCGGACCCGAGAAAACGAAGTTCGATCAGATTGAAGTTCACCGGATCAATGTTGTGGAACCCGACGGTACTCTGCGGATGACGATTTCGAACAACGCCGAGTCGCCGGGACCCGTGTTGGGCGGTCTGTATATGAAAAAGCGCGAGGGCACACGCGGAGCCGGCATGATCTTCTTCAACGACCAGGGCGACGAGTGCGGGGGGATGACCTGGAGCGGCAAGAAGAAGGACGGCAAAATTGCCGCCGATGGCGGCCTCATGTTCGACCAGTTCGATCAGGATCAGACCGTGGGGATCAACTACACGCAGCACGGCGACCAGCGCGCCGCCGGTTTGCACGTGTGGAACCGGTCGCTGACACCAATCGGAGACTTTGCGCGCCAAGTGAATACCGTGGAAGAAATGAAGGACGGTCCTCAGAAGACCGAGGCTTTGAAGAAGATTCGCGAACAGGCAATTGCAACCGGGATGGCGGGCCAGGAGCGAGTATTCGTCGGACGGATGGGAAACAACGACGCGGTGGTCAGCCTGAAAGATACAAATGGGAAGCCGCGCATTTTGCTTTCTGTGGACGCCCAGAACCAGCCTAAAATCCAGATGCTCGACGAGAACGGGAAGGTGGTCTACAGCTTGCCCGCGCAGGAGGCGGCGCCTCATCAATAACCGAGTAGAATGACGGAACCGCATCGATCATGGCGCAAGATCGCTTATGCGCATCGGCGGAACGAATCCCCGGATTCCGAGACTGTATTTCCGGGGTTCGACTAACCGCAAGGAGAATACTTGTGCGCAAGCTGCGTGTGTTCGGTTTTCTGCTGTTATTTTCCTCGTTGACATTTGGTCAGAGCGTGCCGACGCCTGCGCCCCTGCCTTCGAGCGCCGGCGCTGTGTATCTCATTAAGGCCGGTCTGCTGATCGACCCTGAAACCGGCACCGCCACGCCCAACCAGATGATCGCGGTGAACGGCGGTCGCATTGTTGCCATAGGCGCAAACATCGCCACACCCGCCGGAGCGGAGGTCATCGATCTCTCTGGTTACTCGGTACTGCCGGGCTTGGTGGATGCTCACACGCATCTCGCGACGACTACAGTTCCCGAAGACAACCACAATCTCTATTTCACCTATATTCACGACTCCACACCGTTACGTGCCATCCAGGCGGCTTCGAACGGCATGCAGATGCTCGATGCAGGTTTCACCGTGGTGCGCGACATGGGAAACAACGGCAATTACGCCGATACAGCATTACGCGTTGCGATCGAGCAGGGGTGGATTCCTGGTCCAACCGTCGTCAACGCCGGACTCTTGATAGCCCCGATGGGCGGTCAATTCAATCCGACACCGGAGATGGCGATGCAGCACACAATCGTCTATCCCGAGTACCTCGAGGCCGACACTCCCGACGAGATCATCAAGGCGGTGCACCAGAACATCCTTTTCGGCGCGAAGCTGATCAAGGTGTGTGTCGATTGTAAGCCTTATGGCTATAGCGTTCAGGACCTGAAGCTATTCGTAAGCGAGGCAGCGCGTGCCGGATTGAAGGTTGCCGGTCACGTGCAGACGCATGCGGGCGCCTTGCGCGCCATTGAAGCCGGTCTCTGGTCGATCGAGCATGATTACGCGTTGACCGACGATGTGCAGAAACTGATGGCGCAGAAAGGGATCTGGCGTGTCGGCACCGAGGAGCCTGTCAGTTCCTACAGCGGCTCGCAGGCCGCGCTCGACAAGACAATTGCCGGGATCAAACAGGCGTACGCGGACGGCGTGAAGATGGCATTCAGCACCGATATTGCCTCGTATATTCCCGGCTTAACTCGGGGCCAGCGCGCCATCGGCTACATCAGTACGTGGGAGAAGAGTGGGCTTCTCAGCAATGAAATTCTGAAGATCATGACCGTGAATGGATACAAGGTCTGTGACATTTACGACAAACGTGGACCGATTCGCGTCGGCTTTCCGGCGGATATGATCGCCGTAAAGGGGGATCCGCTGGAGAACATCGACGTCCTGCGGAACGTGAGCTTCGTAATGAAGGACGGTCTGGTATTCAAGCGTGCCGGCATCATGATGCCGGCAAAATTCTTTCATGGTGGCCCGGTGAACGGGTGGAACATTCACTGACCGCCCACTCTCGTCGTCCCTGATGGAATCAAATGTTGCATTTCTTGAAGATAGATGGCAGAAGATAGCGTCGTCTTGACACCTGCGGCCTCAGGGCGTAAGCTCCCGCTACTCTCAATTGTGAAACATATGTTGCACTCATCGAAAAGTGGTTTAACAACTCAACTTTGGTGTGGGTTCCTGTCATTGGCTATTTGCGCTGTGCCCCTTGTCGCAGAAGCTGCGGCATCGAGCGCCCTGTCAACCCCGGCATCCACAAAATACCATTCGGTTTTGTCCGGATTGCATTTTCGAGAGATCGGGCCCGCAATGCAGGGTGGACGCATCGATGCAATTGCTGTTGATCCGCGAGATCCCGACATCTTCTACATCGGGGCCGCGACTGGGGGAGTGTGGAAGACTACAAATGGCGGCACGACTTTTAGTCCAATGTTCGACGATCTTCCGGCACTGACGGTCGGAGACATTGTTGTCGCACCCTCGAATCCATCCATCGTCTGGGTCGGCAGCGGCGAGCCAAACAACCGCCAAAGCTCGTCATGGGGCACCGGTGTGTATAAGTCCACAGACGGTGGCCATACCTGGTCGCACATGGGGTTGGAAGACACGCAGTCGATCGGCCGCGTCGCCATTGATCCCACGAATCCCGACGTCGTATACGTTGCCGCTCTCGGGCATCTTTGGGGGCCCAACGCGGAACGAGGCCTCTTCAAGACTGTGGACGGCGGGAAGACTTGGACGAAGGTTCTTTTCATCGACAATGACACAGGCGTCGTTGACGTTGCACTCGATCCGGGCAGCCCGAACATTGTTTACGCGGCTGCTTATGAGCGGCGTCGCGCCCCGTGGGGGTTTGACGGTGGTGGTCCCGGTTCGGCTCTCTACAAGAGCACGGATGGGGGGGCCACCTGGAAGAAACTGACGGAGGGATTGCCGAAGACGGGCAATCTTGGCCGCATCGGGATCGCAATCTATCCGAAGAACCCGGCGATTGTCTACACCGTTATCGAGGGTAAAGGCGGAGGAATATTTCGCAGCGAGGATCGCGGCGAGAGTTGGAAGAAGATGGGCGAGAGCGAACCGGCCTCGCCATACTTCAGCCAATTGCGAATTGATCCGAACAACGACCTGAGAATCTGGGCGCTGCTCGATTTCCTTATGATTTCATCCGACGGCGGGAAGACTTTCACTCCCGATATGCGCACCGGAGCTCACTGGGACTTTCACGACCTCTGGATGGATCCACGCAACTCCGGCCACATGCTCGCTGCGACCGACGGGGGACTTTACCGCAGCAACGACGATGGCAAAACCTGGGAATTCCTGAACTCGCTCCCGCTGGGGCAGGTCTATCGTCTCGGTTTCGACAACGAAAAGCCGTATCGACTCTGTGGCGGGTTCCAGGACAACGGTGTGCTGTGCGGCCCGAGTCGCACTCGGTCCGCCGAAGGAATCGCCAACACCGACTGGCAGCGCGTCCTGACGGGCGACGGATTTTTCGTGCAGATAGATCCGAGCGATCCCAACATACTTTATTCGGAGTCACAGGACGGCGCGTTGTCCCGTCTCGATCTGCGTTCGCACGAGTGGCTCCCCATAGCACCCCAGCCCGATCCGGGGGAGCCCCCGTACCGTTTCAGCTGGGACTCTCCCTTGCTGGTATCTAAGCAAGAGCCCGGCACCATCTACTTCGCAGCCAATTATCTTTTCAGGTCGACGGATCGCGGCAACACCTGGACAAAACTTAGCGGCGATCTGACGACCGGCGTCGATCGCAACACGCTGACGATTCTGGGCAAGACGCCGAGCAAAGACACGGTCTCTCTGAACTATGGAATCGCTTATTACCCGAGCATCAGCGCGGTCGCCCAATCTCCTCTCGACGCGAAGATTTTGTGGGCGGGGACGCAGGATGGCAATGTGCAGGTTTCGCGCGACGGCGGACACACTTGGAACAACGTTGCGACCAACATCCGCGGCGTGCCGCACGGCACCTGGGTGAGCAGCGTCGTTGCTTCGAAGACCGCGCTGGGCGCTGCATACGTCGCGTTCGACGGCCATCGCGGAGACGATTTCAAGGCTTACATCTTCGGTACCACCGATTTCGGTCGCTCGTGGACTAACCTATCAGGCAGTATTCCGGCCGGTGGCACAGTCCACGTTGTCTGCGAGGATCCCGCCAACCCCTCACTTCTTTTTGCCGGAACTGAGTATGGGGCGTACGTCTCGTTCGATCAGGGCAAGCAGTGGGAAAAATTGACCGAACTGCCGGATGTGCCGGTGCATGATATTGGCATCCAGCCCCGGGAACACGATCTCATCATGGGGACGCACGGCAGATCGTTCTACATTCTCGATGACATTCGTCCACTGGAGGAGCTGAGCGGGAAAGTGCTGGACTCCAAGCTGCACGTGTTCTCCATTCGCCCGGCGACGTCGTGGCGCTTGTTCATCAGCAGCAACGGATACAACGGCGATATTAAGTTCAACGCGCCGAACCCTCCAAACGGCGCGACGATTTCGTACTACCTCGATCAAGATGCAAAGCAGGTCACGGTAACCGTGCGCGACGCCTCGGGCGCTGTGGTGCAGACGATGAAGGCCGACGGCAAAGCCGGCCTGCACCGTGTGAATTGGGATCTACGCTATACCACAGCGAACAAGCCTCTGGATCTGCAGATTTGGGCAGCGCAGCAGGGATTTCTAATCTACCATTCGCTACCGCACCTCGGAATGTCGGCCCCATTGGTTCCGCCGGGAGTTTATAGCGTTGAAGTATCGGCAGACGCGACAAATGTGATCGAGAAAGTCACTGTCGCCGACGACCCGAATGTCACAATCAACGCCGCGGACCGCGAGGCTCACGACAAGCTGACCATGCAAGCATTCCATCTCTACGAACGGGGAATGGACGTGCAGCGGTCAATTCTGGGGATGGAGGGAGCCCTGAATTCCGCGCAGGAACATTGGAAGAAATATGGGGTTGAATTGCCGGCGGCCTTGAAAATATCAGCGGCAGACCTTCAGAAAACAGTCGAAGGACTGCATGCTGAAATCATGGGGCCGAAGGTGCGGGACCCGCTCCATCCTGCATCGACGCCATTGATTCGCCGCCTCGCGGAACTACTCTACTCCCTCGAGTCGTTCACTGCGGCTCCGACAGCAACCGAGCAGGAGCGGTACACCGCCTGGCGACGTACGCTCGCCGAACTCTCCGCCCGTGTGCAACGGGTTCGGCAACACGATTTACCGGCCTTGAACGACAAGATTCGCGCGGCTGGGATTCCTTACATCGCTGTTCCCAAGCCGAGTGGGGAAACAGAGAAGAAACAAGAAACCAGTCTGGAAGAAGTTGATTTTCGATGAGACTCTTTGAGAAACGATTGCTTCTGGCATTCGCGTTATGCGCCTCGGCGTTGGTGAGCGCCGCGCAAGTAACCGAACCACGGTTCGAGGTACGCTTTCCGGCGAGCGTTCACTCCGGGCCAATCACCGGACGCGTGTTCGTCATCGTCACCCGCGACGGAAGCCGCGAACCACGCGACCAGGTTGGGGCGCGATACATGGGCGCACCGTTCTTTGGGGTTGACATCGAGCAACTTCAACCGGGAGCCCCCGCAGTCATCGATGGATCCACGCTTGGATATCCACCGCGAAGTCTTCGCGATATTCCGCCGGGTGACTACTACGTACAAGCGTTTCTGAATATTTATACCCAGTTCCATCGCTCCGACGGACACACCATCTGGGTGCACATGGACCAGTGGGAGGGGCAGCAGACCTTTGCTTCGCCCGGCAACCTATACAGTCGGGTGCAGAAGGTCCACCTCGATTCGTCCAGATATACGGTAAAACTTGGTCTCACGGAGGTGATTCCGCCAGTCGAAGTCCCCCCGGACACGCAGTGGGTGAAGCACATCAAAATCCAAAGCAAGCTGCTGACAGCCTTCTGGGGCCACCCGATGTATCTCGGCGCGGTCGTGCTCTTGCCAAAGGGATACGACCAGCATCCGGACACCTACTATCCCGTCGACTATGAGCAGGATCACTTCAGCTTGGCGCCACCGTACCACTTCCGCGAAACGCCACCGGATGCTTCGGTCGGCTCGATACTCGCGATGCGACAGGGTGAGGGCTATCAGCTTTTCAAAGACTGGACCTCAGACAAGTTCCCCCGAATGTTGATGGTCACATTTCTGCATCCGACGCCGTACTACGACGATTCCTACGCTGTGAACTCGGCCAACAACGGTCCGTACGGCGACGCCATCATGACGGAACTCATTCCCTACGTCGAGTCTCACTTCCGGATTATTCGCGAACCGTACGCGCGAGTGCTGTCCGGTGGTTCGACGGGTGGTTGGGAATCGCTGGCATTGCAGGTGCAGCATCCTAAATTTTTCGGCGGGGCGTGGGTCTACTACCCTGATCCAATCGACTTTCGTCAGTGGCAACTCAGCAACATCTACGATGACGAAAATATGTTCTATGCGCCGCCCGCGACAGCAACGCAAATAGGCAGCACAGACTGGCAGAAGTTGCACCGCCCCTGGCTACGCCTGCCGACAGGGCAGATCGTCGTAGATCAGAAGCAGGAATCGCAATTGGAAGAAGTTCTTGGAATGAAA includes:
- a CDS encoding alpha/beta hydrolase-fold protein — translated: MRLFEKRLLLAFALCASALVSAAQVTEPRFEVRFPASVHSGPITGRVFVIVTRDGSREPRDQVGARYMGAPFFGVDIEQLQPGAPAVIDGSTLGYPPRSLRDIPPGDYYVQAFLNIYTQFHRSDGHTIWVHMDQWEGQQTFASPGNLYSRVQKVHLDSSRYTVKLGLTEVIPPVEVPPDTQWVKHIKIQSKLLTAFWGHPMYLGAVVLLPKGYDQHPDTYYPVDYEQDHFSLAPPYHFRETPPDASVGSILAMRQGEGYQLFKDWTSDKFPRMLMVTFLHPTPYYDDSYAVNSANNGPYGDAIMTELIPYVESHFRIIREPYARVLSGGSTGGWESLALQVQHPKFFGGAWVYYPDPIDFRQWQLSNIYDDENMFYAPPATATQIGSTDWQKLHRPWLRLPTGQIVVDQKQESQLEEVLGMKGRSAEQCDAWNAVYGPVGADGYPVPLWNKETGVIDHSVAAYMGDHGYDLDAYMQRNWARIGPSLVGKLHFYVGDADNFYLNLAVYLTNDFLSQTKNPYYAGSFSYGRPLKGHGIRPTTTGEMLRHMAEEIRRHAPANQPAASWNY
- a CDS encoding S41 family peptidase, whose translation is MIPSSRALLLQVVIALFVCPLFAQAPEHLTHDQAFQDAREFVHLLETAHPDPYSNLGGKVAFERKAEDLYKAIPAEGLDVPGLRDRLAAFIAPLHDGHTRVGGRSDKWSDDSPKLTVEFQIASDGLLISASDLPELKGLRGSRLLAVNGITVDQLLERMSQQVATENQYGTYVGLTIVLRSSKLLSNLIPGLDRASGVTYTLQTPAGQRIERKISWGGTHPEDSQKWVDQSLYWPGLKRSEDPFYYRFLPDGKTAYFRVANMMPREGYEIVEKYHVGNLKEFLAEYYKRHNRPMPADTAAALAGIPSLFEQGTNLLNEMKRRNTPNLIVDLRGNGGGSTPTFIPFIYQLFGDTYFARATGAQFVQVKSELYLQKYNSTVAEERKKDPNFEVGEYEFTSSYEGKTTEEKRIKRISDFSEHHMSFAPALEAMNGKPLYTPKRLVVLCDPGVFSAAFQAMFYLHDVGAVVVGVPSAQSPNAFMEATPFTLTISKIPGSISNGMQMFMPDNPRANIFHPDFEVTYSTYKKYGFDDETALRYAVDLLAAGKIATPAKTE
- a CDS encoding amidohydrolase family protein, encoding MRKLRVFGFLLLFSSLTFGQSVPTPAPLPSSAGAVYLIKAGLLIDPETGTATPNQMIAVNGGRIVAIGANIATPAGAEVIDLSGYSVLPGLVDAHTHLATTTVPEDNHNLYFTYIHDSTPLRAIQAASNGMQMLDAGFTVVRDMGNNGNYADTALRVAIEQGWIPGPTVVNAGLLIAPMGGQFNPTPEMAMQHTIVYPEYLEADTPDEIIKAVHQNILFGAKLIKVCVDCKPYGYSVQDLKLFVSEAARAGLKVAGHVQTHAGALRAIEAGLWSIEHDYALTDDVQKLMAQKGIWRVGTEEPVSSYSGSQAALDKTIAGIKQAYADGVKMAFSTDIASYIPGLTRGQRAIGYISTWEKSGLLSNEILKIMTVNGYKVCDIYDKRGPIRVGFPADMIAVKGDPLENIDVLRNVSFVMKDGLVFKRAGIMMPAKFFHGGPVNGWNIH
- a CDS encoding FlgD immunoglobulin-like domain containing protein: MQGGRIDAIAVDPRDPDIFYIGAATGGVWKTTNGGTTFSPMFDDLPALTVGDIVVAPSNPSIVWVGSGEPNNRQSSSWGTGVYKSTDGGHTWSHMGLEDTQSIGRVAIDPTNPDVVYVAALGHLWGPNAERGLFKTVDGGKTWTKVLFIDNDTGVVDVALDPGSPNIVYAAAYERRRAPWGFDGGGPGSALYKSTDGGATWKKLTEGLPKTGNLGRIGIAIYPKNPAIVYTVIEGKGGGIFRSEDRGESWKKMGESEPASPYFSQLRIDPNNDLRIWALLDFLMISSDGGKTFTPDMRTGAHWDFHDLWMDPRNSGHMLAATDGGLYRSNDDGKTWEFLNSLPLGQVYRLGFDNEKPYRLCGGFQDNGVLCGPSRTRSAEGIANTDWQRVLTGDGFFVQIDPSDPNILYSESQDGALSRLDLRSHEWLPIAPQPDPGEPPYRFSWDSPLLVSKQEPGTIYFAANYLFRSTDRGNTWTKLSGDLTTGVDRNTLTILGKTPSKDTVSLNYGIAYYPSISAVAQSPLDAKILWAGTQDGNVQVSRDGGHTWNNVATNIRGVPHGTWVSSVVASKTALGAAYVAFDGHRGDDFKAYIFGTTDFGRSWTNLSGSIPAGGTVHVVCEDPANPSLLFAGTEYGAYVSFDQGKQWEKLTELPDVPVHDIGIQPREHDLIMGTHGRSFYILDDIRPLEELSGKVLDSKLHVFSIRPATSWRLFISSNGYNGDIKFNAPNPPNGATISYYLDQDAKQVTVTVRDASGAVVQTMKADGKAGLHRVNWDLRYTTANKPLDLQIWAAQQGFLIYHSLPHLGMSAPLVPPGVYSVEVSADATNVIEKVTVADDPNVTINAADREAHDKLTMQAFHLYERGMDVQRSILGMEGALNSAQEHWKKYGVELPAALKISAADLQKTVEGLHAEIMGPKVRDPLHPASTPLIRRLAELLYSLESFTAAPTATEQERYTAWRRTLAELSARVQRVRQHDLPALNDKIRAAGIPYIAVPKPSGETEKKQETSLEEVDFR